From Triticum urartu cultivar G1812 chromosome 2, Tu2.1, whole genome shotgun sequence, a single genomic window includes:
- the LOC125535363 gene encoding probable aquaporin PIP2-6, translating to MAKEVSEEPEHAAPAHKDYSDPPPAPLFDMGELRMWSFYRALIAEFVATLLFLYITVATVIGYKVQSAADPCGGVGVLGIAWAFGGMIFVLVYCTAGISGGHINPAVTFGLLLARKVSLLRAVMYIVAQCAGGIVGAGIVKGIMRDAYQANGGGANMVASGFSRGTALGAEIVGTFVLVYTVFSATDPKRSARDSHVPVLAPLPIGFAVFMVHLATIPITGTGINPARSLGAAVIYNKKAAWDNHWIFWVGPFVGALAAAAYHQYILRAAAIKALGSFRSSRSN from the exons ATGGCCAAGGAGGTGAGCGAGGAGCCGGAGCACGCCGCGCCGGCGCACAAGGACTACTCCGAcccgccgccggcgccgctcTTCGACATGGGGGAGCTCCGGATGTGGTCCTTCTACCGGGCGCTCATCGCCGAGTTCGTCGCCACGCTGCTCTTCCTCTACATCACCGTCGCCACCGTCATCGGCTACAAGGTGCAGTCCGCGGCCGACCCGTGCGGCGGCGTCGGCGTGCTCGGCATCGCCTGGGCCTTCGGCGGCATGATCTTCGTCCTCGTCTACTGCACCGCCGGCATCTCGGGGGGCCACATCAACCCCGCGGTGACGTTCGGGCTGCTGCTGGCGCGCAAGGTGTCGCTGCTGCGCGCCGTGATGTACATCGTGGCGCAGTGCGCGGGCGGCATCGTGGGCGCCGGCATCGTCAAGGGCATCATGAGGGACGCGTACCAGGCCAACGGCGGCGGCGCCAACATGGTCGCCTCAGGGTTCTCCCGCGGCACGGCCCTCGGGGCGGAGATCGTCGGCACCTTCGTGCTCGTCTACACCGTCTTCTCCGCCACCGACCCCAAGCGCAGCGCCCGCGACTCCCACGTCCCCGTGCTCGCCCCGCTCCCCATCGGCTTCGCCGTCTTCATGGTGCACCTCGCCACCATCCCCATCACCGGCACCGGCATCAACCCCGCCAGGAGCCTCGGCGCCGCCGTCATCTACAACAAGAAGGCCGCATGGGACAACCAC TGGATCTTCTGGGTCGGCCCGTTCGTGGGagcgctggcggcggcggcgtaccACCAGTACATCCTCCGGGCGGCGGCCATCAAGGCGCTCGGCTCCTTCCGGAGCAGCCGGAGCAACTGA